One window from the genome of Andrena cerasifolii isolate SP2316 chromosome 3, iyAndCera1_principal, whole genome shotgun sequence encodes:
- the Slx1 gene encoding structure-specific endonuclease subunit SLX1 has product MGDAEVIEHFFGVYLLYCMNSKYRGRTYIGYTIDPCRRLKEHNAGKEHKGAWKTSNKGPWNMVLIIHGFPNMISALRFEWAWQHPHVSRRLKHVPKKKSRQNVFKFCLLVLSEMLKVGPWCRLPLTIRWLDYEFFEEYSTYISAPLHMPRCCGKILSQKIKKPPNNGVVNRMEIDEALIFCSICSLPLDETESVSCIKPNCLLVAHLICLANTFRKGNMILPVDGTCPACVTNVLWGDLIRKKVGCYGNLQEVSSSDDDY; this is encoded by the exons aTGGGAGATGCAGAAGTAATAGAGCACTTTTTCGGTGTTTATTTGCTATATTGTATGAACTCAAAATATAGAGGAAGGACATACATTGGATATACAATAGATCCTTGTCGTAGACTTAAGGAACATAATGCTGGAAAGGAGCATAAAGGAGCTTGGAAAACAAGTAACAAAGGACCATG GAATATGGTATTGATTATTCATGGTTTCCCAAATATGATATCCGCGCTCAGG TTTGAATGGGCCTGGCAACATCCTCACGTCAGCCGGCGGCTCAAACATGTACCTAAGAAGAAATCACGTCAGaatgtatttaaattttgtctACTAGTTCTGTCAGAAATGTTGAAAGTCGGCCCGTGGTGTCGTTTACCTCTAACAATACGTTGGCTGGATTATGAATTCTTCGAAGAATACTCTACTTACATTTCAGCTCCTTTGCACATGCCTAGATGCTGTGGGAAAATATTATCTCAAAAGATAAAAAAACCGCCAAATAATGGAGTTGTTAATAGAATGGAAATAGACGAAGCATTGATATTTTGTTCTATATGTAGTTTACCCCTAGATGAAACAGAATCGGTTAGTTGTATAAAGCCTAACTGTCTTTTAGTAGCTCATTTAATTTGTTTAGCAAATACATTTCGTAAAGGCAACATGATTTTACCAGTTGATGGTACTTGTCCTGCTTGTGTTACTAATGTCTTATGGGGGGATTTAATTCGCAAGAAAGTTGGTTGTTATGGAAATCTGCAAGAAGTCTCTTCAAGCGATGATGATTATTAG
- the Nipsnap gene encoding protein nipsnap — protein sequence MAAVLRRFGAAQITVIGNTKLPSFITSRSFARSSIRQDISEGWINKLFVRKIEPTKESHSRMLSDKGVIYALHTHNVRPDSIDKYLANYGEIVNIISSKKSELKLELVGSWTVVAGDVDQALHLWQFTGGYDSVDRTQVELSKDKAYQQLFKESGQYVRSRYLQYLLAFSYWPPLTKRNGSNIYEIRSYRLQPGTMIEWGNNWAKAINYRRNNNEPFAGFFSQIGRLYNVHHIWCYKNFQARMETRESAWRSPGWDECVAYTVPLIRETHSRILNPTSFSPTK from the exons ATGGCTGCCGTTTTAAGAAGATTCGGAGCCGCGCAAATCACGGTGATCGGCAATACTAAGCTACCGTCATTTATTACCAGCCG ATCTTTTGCAAGGTCATCGATCCGACAGGATATCAGTGAAGGATGGATAAACAagcttttcgtaagaaaaatcGAGCCAACCAAAGAGTCTCACTCGCGGATGCTGTCAGACAAAGGAGTTATTTACGCCTTGCATACGCACAACGTCCGGCCTGATTCCATTGACAAATACTTGGCCAATTA TGGAGAGATTGTTAACATTATAAGCTCCAAGAAGTCCGAATTGAAATTGGAGTTAGTTGGTTCTTGGACTGTCGTAGCTGGCGATGTCGATCAAGCTTTACACCTTTGGCAATTTACCGGCGGCTATGACAGCGTCGATCGCACACAAGTAGAATTATCTAAAGATAAG GCAtatcaacagttattcaaagaAAGTGGCCAATACGTAAGATCACGTTACTTGCAGTATTTATTGGCATTTAGTTACTGGCCTCCTCTTACGAAGCGAAATGGTTCAAATATATACGAGATACGTAGTTATAGATTGCAACCTGGTACAATGATAGAATGGGGCAATAACTGGGCAAAGGCCATCAATTATAGACGCAATAACAATGAACCGTTTGCTGGTTTCTTTTCACAAATTGGTCGGTTATATAATGTTCATCACATTTGGT GCTATAAAAATTTCCAAGCCCGAATGGAAACTCGTGAAAGTGCATGGAGATCCCCAGGATGGGATGAATGTGTTGCATATACTGTACCGTTAATAAGAGAGACACATTCCCGTATATTAAACCCTACAAGCTTCTCGCCAacgaaataa
- the Tao gene encoding serine/threonine-protein kinase Tao — MPAVPRPGSLKDPEIAELFEKNDPEKIFEDLREIGHGSFGAVYYARCLVTKEIVAIKKMSYLGKQTVEKWQDILKEIRFLRQLNHPNTIEYKGCYLRDHTAWLVMEYCLGSASDIIEVHKRPLKEDEIAAICEGVLRGLHYLHSLGRIHRDVKAGNILLTENGTVKLADFGSASIKCPANSFVGTPYWMAPEVILAMDEGQYDGKVDVWSLGITCIELAERKPPYFNMNAMSALYHIAQNDTPTLNSPDWSDVFRHFVEVCLTKSPTERPASGKLLSHQFVTRTRSPQVLIDLIQRTKAAVRELDNLNYRKMKKILMIDACETESTVGDADDTPDEQTGGDSSKSNSITSEHSIHSMGVSASSQSSSTNSLPLPNADANDYSTGSVRNRHKVSAGGVTANLLEHGANNFATIRTTSIVTKQQKEHMQEEMHEQMSGYKRMRREHQGALVKLEERCKMEMESHKQLLDKEYETLLQQFSKELEKLQLRHLQELERKLKQNQNAEKKLHKEITSRQEADRKALEAQQKREYKAYKERWKKELSQDEVTPKRQRDATLQSQKDNLRQMEAQEEQRLARGQREYLDLEIRKFRRKKLLIFHSLEQDLLREELNKRQQQLEQAHNMLLRHHEKTQELEYRQQRAVHALREDQVFRQHATELSNQQDYMQRAERDLRKKHALELKQQPKSLKQKEMQIRKQFRETCKIQTRQYKALKAQILQTTAKEEQKAVIKKLKEEQRRKLALLGDQYEQSIAEMLQKQSIRLDESQEVECHNLKERLNYELEILMAYQSKNKMQAEAQRNRERRELEDRVSVRRALLEQKMELETQEFLRERSERIRLLHERQERELQQFDEESARIGFSALAIAEASKESYPDDESLSGSMLSLAHSNSSTSFPPNSL, encoded by the exons ATGCCAGCTGTTCCAAGGCCTGGTAGCCTCAAAGACCCAGAGATCGCTGAATTATTCGAGAAAAATGATCCGGAGAAAATATTTGAGGACCTACGCGAGATCGGGCATGGCAGTTTTGGGGCTGTTTATTATGCACGATGTTTGGTTACCAAAGAAATAGTTGCCATCAAGAAAATGTCCTATCTGGGGAAGCAAACTGTCGAGAAATGGCAGGACATCTTGAAGGAAATTCGATTTCTTAGGCAGCTGAACCACCCTAATACGATAGAGTACAAGGGTTGTTATCTCCGGGACCACACTGCCTGG TTGGTGATGGAATACTGCCTTGGCTCTGCGTCAGATATTATCGAAGTTCATAAAAGACCCCTGAAGGAAGACGAGATAGCGGCAATTTGCGAAGGTGTGCTCCGTGGTTTGCATTATCTCCATTCCCTTGGAAGAATTCATCGGGATGTAAAGGCCGGAAACATCTTGCTCACTGAAAATGGGACAGTGAAATTGGCAGATTTCGGGTCTGCGAGCATAAAATGCCCAGCAAACAGTTTCGTAGGAACTCCTTACTGGATGGCGCCGGAAGTGATATTAGCTATGGACGAGGGACAATACGATGGGAAAGTGGACGTATGGTCTTTGGGGATAACGTGTATTGAATTAG CGGAGCGAAAACCACCTTATTTCAACATGAATGCCATGAGTGCTCTGTATCATATTGCTCAGAACGACACTCCAACTTTAAATTCTCCGGATTGGTCAGATGTATTCCGTCACTTTGTCGAAGTGTGTCTTACCAAAAGTCCAACTGAAAGGCCAGCCTCTGGTAAACTGTTATCA CATCAATTTGTCACCAGAACGCGATCCCCCCAAGTTCTAATAGATTTAATCCAGAGAACAAAAGCTGCGGTCAGGGAGTTGGATAATCTGAACTAtcggaaaatgaagaagatttTAATGATCGACGCCTGCGAGACTGAAAGTACAGTTGGCGACGCTGATG ATACTCCCGATGAACAAACAGGTGGCGATAGTAGCAAGAGTAATTCAATTACCTCGGAGCATTCAATTCATTCAATGGGTGTTTCTGCAAGCTCCCAAAGTTCCTCCACCAACAGCCTGCCACTGCCAAACGCTGATGCAAATGATTATTCCACGGGATCTGTCCGGAACCGGCATAAAGTATCAGCGGGCGGTGTCACTGCCAATCTTCTTGAACACGGTGCCAATAATTTCGCAACAATTAGGACGACATCGATTGTGACTAAGCAACAGAAAGAACATATGCAAGAAGAGATGCACGAACAAATGAGTGGGTATAAGAGAATGAGACGAGAACATCAAGGTGCTTTG GTAAAATTGGAAGAACGTTGTAAAATGGAAATGGAATCCCATAAGCAATTACTAGACAAAGAATACGAAACTCTTTTACAACAATTTAGTAAAGAATTGGAGAAACTTCAGTTGAGGCATTTGCAAGAATTAGAGCGTAAACTTAAACAGAACCAAAACGCAGAGAAGAAGCTTCACAAAGAAATTACAAGCAGACAAGAGGCTGATCGGAAAGCTCTAGAGGCACAGCAGAAGAGAGAGTATAAA GCTTATAAAGAGAGATGGAAAAAGGAATTGTCTCAAGACGAGGTCACGCCAAAACGACAACGAGATGCTACACTTCAGAGCCAAAAAGATAATTTACGACAGATGGAGGCGCAAGAAGAGCAACGGCTCGCAAGGGGGCAAAGGGAATACCTTGACCTTGAGATCCGTAAATTCCGCAGAAAAAAGTTACTCATCTTTCATAGTTTGGAACAAGACCTGCTTCGAGAA GAATTAAATAAGAGACAGCAGCAATTGGAACAAGCACATAATATGTTGTTGCGGCATCACGAGAAAACACAAGAACTGGAGTACAGACAACAAAGGGCTGTTCATGCTCTTCGAGAAGATCAGGTCTTTCGGCAACACGCAACTGAACTTTCTAATCAGCAAGATTACATGCAAAGGGCGGAACGCGACTTGCGTAAGAAACACGCATTGGAGCTCAAACAGCAGCCGAAGAGTCTCAAA cAAAAGGAAATGCAGATTCGAAAACAGTTTAGGGAGACATGTAAAATACAAACACGACAATACAAGGCATTAAAAGCTCAAATATTACAAACAACAGCTAAAGAAGAGCAGAAGGCtgttattaagaaattaaaagaggAACAAAGAAGGAAGTTAGCTCTGTTGGGTGATCAGTATGAACAAAGTATTGCTGAAATGCTTCAGAAGCAAAGTATACGTTTAGACGAATCACAAGAAGTCGAATGCCATAATTTGAAG GAGAGATTAAATTATGAACTGGAAATTCTAATGGCATACCAGTCTAAGAACAAAATGCAAGCTGAGGCGCAAAGGAACAGGGAGCGTCGCGAATTAGAAGATCGAGTGTCAGTCAGGCGAGCCTTGCTCGAACAGAAAATGGAACTTGAAACTCAGGAATTCCTTCGTGAACGTAGCGAACGGATACGTCTGCTACACGAAAGACAGGAACGTGAATTACAACAATTTGACGAGGAAAGTGCAAGAATAGGATTCAG TGCTCTGGCGATAGCTGAGGCATCAAAAGAATCTTACCCAGACGATGAAAGCCTTAGTGGCTCAATGTTAAGTCTGGCTCACAGTAATAGTTCTACATCCTTCCCCCCTAATAGTCTTTAA